A single region of the Pontibacter kalidii genome encodes:
- a CDS encoding glycoside hydrolase family 125 protein, whose translation MPTRRDFVKTGAIATAGIAASGFSFMSFTQKQKFESQRPAMSERNFTSKAVEKAIKDVKKSIADKELAWMFENCLPSTLDTTVNYQEKNGRPDTYVITGDIDAMWLRDSSAQVWPYLALMDKDKPLQKLIAGVINRQTSYIITDPYANAFYDDPTKEGEWAKDLTKMQPGIHERKWEIDSLCYPIRLGYHYWKASGDTNPFDAEWEKAMRLVVKTFKEQQRKEDKGPYKFQRVTGWQTDTVAGSGYGNPIKPVGLICSTFRPSDDATIYLFLVPSNYFAVTSLRQLAEMSEKIKKDKTFAAECTALADEVEKALKEYAVAEHLNYGKVHPFEVDGFGNELFMDDANVPSLLAMPYLGCCPVEDPIYQNTRKFILGQDNPWYFVGKAGHGIGGPHTGVDMIWPMSIIMQALTSQSDEEIKECLHQLKNTHAGTGFMHESFHKDDPSNFTRKWFAWVNTLFGELILKVHAERPHLLKAQV comes from the coding sequence ATGCCTACAAGAAGAGATTTTGTTAAGACCGGCGCCATCGCGACAGCCGGTATCGCCGCCTCAGGTTTTTCATTTATGTCGTTCACTCAAAAGCAAAAGTTCGAGAGCCAGCGCCCTGCCATGTCGGAGCGTAATTTCACGAGCAAAGCGGTAGAAAAAGCAATTAAGGATGTAAAGAAGAGCATTGCCGACAAAGAGTTGGCCTGGATGTTCGAAAATTGCCTTCCAAGCACCCTGGATACCACTGTTAACTATCAGGAGAAGAACGGCCGTCCGGATACTTATGTGATCACCGGGGATATTGACGCCATGTGGCTGCGCGACAGCTCGGCGCAGGTATGGCCTTACCTGGCACTGATGGACAAGGACAAGCCGCTGCAAAAACTGATTGCCGGTGTAATCAACCGCCAGACAAGCTACATCATCACCGACCCCTACGCCAACGCCTTTTACGACGACCCTACCAAGGAAGGGGAGTGGGCCAAAGACCTGACCAAGATGCAGCCGGGCATCCACGAGCGCAAGTGGGAGATCGACTCGCTGTGCTACCCGATCAGACTGGGCTACCACTACTGGAAAGCCTCCGGCGATACAAACCCGTTTGATGCGGAATGGGAGAAAGCTATGCGCCTGGTGGTGAAAACCTTTAAAGAACAGCAGCGCAAGGAGGACAAAGGGCCCTACAAGTTTCAGCGCGTAACCGGTTGGCAAACCGACACGGTGGCAGGTTCCGGCTACGGTAACCCGATCAAGCCGGTAGGGCTGATCTGCTCTACCTTCCGTCCGTCCGACGACGCCACGATCTACCTGTTCCTGGTGCCGTCGAACTACTTTGCCGTTACCTCGCTACGCCAACTGGCTGAGATGAGCGAGAAGATCAAGAAAGACAAAACCTTTGCGGCCGAGTGTACCGCCCTGGCCGACGAGGTGGAGAAAGCCCTGAAGGAATACGCTGTGGCGGAGCACCTGAACTACGGCAAAGTGCACCCGTTTGAGGTGGACGGCTTCGGCAATGAGCTGTTTATGGACGATGCCAACGTGCCGAGCCTGCTGGCCATGCCGTACCTGGGCTGCTGCCCGGTGGAAGACCCGATCTACCAGAACACCCGCAAGTTTATACTTGGCCAGGACAACCCCTGGTACTTTGTGGGCAAAGCCGGACATGGCATTGGCGGTCCGCACACCGGAGTGGATATGATCTGGCCGATGAGCATTATTATGCAGGCCCTGACGAGCCAATCGGATGAGGAGATAAAGGAATGCCTGCACCAGCTCAAGAACACGCATGCCGGTACCGGTTTCATGCACGAGTCTTTCCACAAGGATGATCCTTCCAACTTCACCAGAAAATGGTTTGCCTGGGTAAATAC
- a CDS encoding glycoside hydrolase family 20 protein has protein sequence MIKKTTLLLALFFPFLVLAQQPVSIIPQPVSLQRSEGHFVIDGHTSIHLENGKKELRPAADFLAARIKEVSGLELPIKKRKGKAIKLAIESINSLGEEGYQLQVTPSEISIKANSKAGIVYGIQSVLQTLPAVRTNAALQVPAMTITDYPRFAWRGMHLDVSRHFFSPDAVKQYIDLMATYKMNKFHWHLVDDPGWRIEIKKYPKLTDVAAWRVDHTDKPWDARPQAKPGEQPTYGGYYTQEQIKDIVAYAAQRNVTIVPEIEMPGHVASAIAAYPHLSCSGKEQLPLTGGDYTNMSSNYCPGNEEVFTFLEDVLDEVVALFPGQYVHIGGDEVDKSGWKKCPSCQKRMADEGLKNVEELQSYFIKRMENYLLTKNRRIIGWDEILEGGLAPQATVMSWRGESGGIEAAKMGHDVIMTPGSPVYFDHYQAGPEGEPLAIGGFNTLKKVYDYEPIPKELTAEEARHVLGAQANVWTEYITTASHLEYMVLPRMLALAEVVWSPKESRDWVSFNQRLQPQFKAFDQKALHYSKGNFTVDIKPSSEGGKLLVTLFTEAMNGEVYYTLDGSEPTAQSIKYKQPIQIDSSVVLKAVTVVNGKVMGLKPAEQSFSMHKAVGREVKYENPVSKHYMADGPNSLTDGVRGRHAVGKYWHGFSGRDMVATLDLGEAKSISNITLGSLQHYRDWIMLPTAVKFEVSTDGKSFKEVKTVKNPVSQNEQEATMHDFKAQFPEQKARYVRVTAYHLTALPEGHNGAGQPAWLFADEIVVR, from the coding sequence ATGATTAAGAAGACCACCCTTCTTCTAGCCCTGTTTTTCCCCTTTCTGGTGCTGGCCCAGCAGCCGGTCAGTATCATTCCGCAGCCGGTAAGCCTGCAGCGCAGCGAAGGCCACTTTGTAATTGACGGCCATACTTCTATCCACCTGGAAAACGGGAAAAAAGAGCTCCGGCCTGCCGCTGATTTTCTGGCCGCGCGCATCAAAGAAGTTTCCGGTTTGGAGCTGCCGATCAAAAAACGCAAAGGCAAAGCCATTAAACTAGCCATTGAAAGTATAAACAGCCTGGGCGAAGAAGGCTACCAACTGCAGGTAACGCCGTCGGAAATAAGCATAAAAGCCAACTCCAAAGCAGGTATCGTGTACGGTATCCAATCGGTGCTGCAAACGCTGCCCGCTGTGCGCACCAACGCGGCGCTGCAGGTCCCGGCCATGACCATTACGGACTACCCACGCTTTGCCTGGCGCGGCATGCACCTGGACGTGAGCCGCCATTTCTTCTCGCCTGACGCCGTGAAGCAGTACATCGACCTCATGGCTACTTACAAGATGAACAAGTTTCACTGGCACCTGGTGGACGATCCGGGCTGGCGCATCGAGATCAAGAAGTATCCTAAGCTGACCGACGTAGCAGCCTGGCGTGTGGACCATACCGACAAACCCTGGGATGCCAGGCCGCAGGCAAAGCCGGGCGAGCAGCCCACCTACGGCGGCTACTATACCCAGGAGCAGATAAAAGACATCGTGGCCTACGCTGCTCAGCGTAACGTCACGATCGTGCCGGAAATAGAGATGCCGGGCCACGTGGCCTCGGCCATTGCCGCTTACCCGCACCTGAGCTGCAGCGGCAAAGAGCAACTGCCGCTTACGGGTGGAGACTATACCAACATGTCGTCTAACTATTGTCCGGGCAACGAGGAAGTGTTCACCTTTTTGGAGGACGTGCTGGATGAGGTGGTGGCGCTTTTCCCCGGGCAGTATGTGCACATCGGCGGTGACGAGGTAGATAAGTCGGGCTGGAAAAAATGCCCTAGTTGCCAGAAGCGCATGGCCGATGAAGGCCTGAAGAACGTGGAGGAGCTGCAGAGTTACTTCATCAAGCGCATGGAGAACTACCTGCTCACCAAGAACCGCCGCATCATTGGCTGGGACGAGATTCTGGAAGGTGGGCTGGCTCCCCAGGCCACGGTGATGAGCTGGCGCGGCGAGAGCGGCGGCATCGAGGCTGCCAAAATGGGCCACGACGTGATCATGACGCCCGGCTCCCCGGTCTACTTCGACCATTACCAGGCAGGTCCGGAGGGAGAGCCTTTGGCCATTGGCGGCTTTAACACGCTCAAAAAAGTATACGACTACGAGCCTATCCCGAAAGAACTGACAGCAGAAGAAGCCAGGCACGTGCTGGGCGCACAGGCCAACGTCTGGACCGAATATATTACCACCGCCTCGCACCTGGAGTACATGGTGCTGCCACGCATGCTGGCCCTGGCCGAGGTCGTGTGGTCGCCGAAAGAGAGCCGCGACTGGGTAAGCTTTAACCAGCGCCTGCAGCCCCAGTTCAAAGCCTTCGACCAGAAAGCGCTGCATTACTCCAAAGGCAATTTCACCGTGGACATCAAGCCCAGCTCAGAAGGCGGCAAGCTGCTGGTAACGCTCTTTACCGAGGCCATGAACGGGGAAGTATACTATACCCTGGATGGCTCGGAGCCAACGGCGCAAAGTATAAAGTACAAGCAACCAATCCAGATCGATTCGTCGGTGGTGCTGAAGGCGGTGACGGTGGTGAATGGCAAGGTGATGGGCCTGAAGCCGGCGGAGCAGTCGTTTAGCATGCACAAGGCCGTTGGCCGCGAGGTAAAGTATGAAAACCCGGTGAGCAAGCATTATATGGCTGACGGCCCTAACTCGCTGACCGACGGGGTGCGCGGGCGGCACGCAGTGGGCAAATACTGGCACGGGTTCAGCGGCAGGGATATGGTGGCAACCCTGGACTTAGGGGAGGCCAAATCAATCTCCAACATCACCCTGGGCAGCCTGCAGCATTACCGCGATTGGATCATGCTGCCGACGGCCGTGAAGTTCGAGGTCTCCACCGATGGCAAGAGTTTTAAGGAAGTAAAGACGGTGAAGAACCCCGTGTCGCAAAATGAGCAGGAGGCGACCATGCACGATTTCAAGGCCCAGTTCCCGGAGCAGAAGGCAAGGTATGTGCGTGTTACCGCCTACCACCTGACCGCACTGCCGGAAGGCCATAACGGTGCCGGCCAACCCGCATGGCTTTTTGCCGATGAGATTGTGGTGCGGTAA
- a CDS encoding alpha-L-fucosidase: MKKITHSLLSLLLAASAPAVAQQTTHEKVNFVILQPGDSEADIIRKAANVVPTPRQLRWQQLELTGFFHVGVNTFTNREWGTGKEDPAIFNPSQLDARQWVRVAKEAGIKQVILTAKHHDGFCLWPTATTEHSVKNSPWKNGNGDLMKDVAEACKEYGIGFGVYLSPWDMNSPVYGTDDYNDLFVEQLTELLTNYGQIDEVWFDGANGEGPNGKKQVYDFDRWYKHIRKLQPTATIAIMGPDVRWVGTETGYGRETEWSVVPADNLDQNATAANSQQAVAFKPTGDMRGEVLGSREKIRNAKGLVWYPAETDVSIRPGWFYHPAEDDKVKSPEKLLDIYYSSVGRNGVLLLNIPPDTRGLIHESDVKALQGWTKLRHDTFNKNLAAGAKVKVTGKNKKAILDGKYDTHFTTKSEKDTTAVIELKLDGEQTFDVLMLQENISVGQRIEKFAFDYWKDGQWHQATEGTTVGYKRLLRFKPVTASKVRLRIESSRLNPTISEIGLYKNALEGMAISASEH, encoded by the coding sequence ATGAAGAAGATAACCCACAGCCTCCTTTCCCTTCTGCTGGCAGCTTCTGCTCCAGCCGTTGCGCAGCAAACAACTCACGAAAAGGTAAACTTTGTGATCCTGCAGCCCGGAGATTCCGAAGCCGACATCATTCGCAAGGCGGCCAATGTGGTGCCCACCCCTCGGCAGTTGCGCTGGCAGCAGCTGGAGCTGACCGGTTTCTTTCATGTGGGCGTCAACACCTTCACTAACCGCGAGTGGGGCACAGGCAAGGAAGATCCGGCCATTTTTAACCCCTCACAGTTAGACGCCCGCCAATGGGTGCGCGTGGCCAAGGAGGCCGGAATCAAGCAGGTGATCCTCACCGCCAAGCACCACGACGGTTTCTGCCTGTGGCCGACAGCCACCACCGAACACTCGGTGAAGAACAGCCCCTGGAAAAATGGAAATGGTGACCTGATGAAAGACGTAGCGGAGGCCTGCAAGGAGTACGGCATTGGCTTTGGCGTGTACCTCTCACCCTGGGACATGAACTCACCAGTGTACGGCACGGATGACTACAACGACCTGTTTGTAGAGCAACTCACCGAACTGCTGACCAATTACGGGCAGATAGATGAAGTATGGTTTGACGGGGCCAATGGCGAGGGCCCGAACGGCAAAAAGCAGGTATACGACTTCGACCGTTGGTACAAGCACATCCGCAAGCTGCAGCCTACGGCCACTATTGCCATTATGGGCCCGGATGTGCGCTGGGTGGGCACCGAAACCGGCTACGGCCGTGAAACCGAGTGGAGCGTAGTACCAGCCGATAACCTGGACCAGAATGCGACGGCGGCAAATTCGCAGCAGGCGGTGGCGTTTAAACCTACCGGCGATATGCGGGGCGAAGTGCTGGGCAGCCGCGAGAAGATCCGCAACGCCAAAGGGCTGGTATGGTATCCGGCTGAAACGGACGTGTCGATCCGTCCGGGTTGGTTCTATCATCCTGCCGAGGACGATAAGGTGAAATCGCCGGAGAAGTTGCTCGATATCTACTACAGTTCCGTGGGCCGCAACGGGGTGCTCCTGCTCAACATCCCGCCCGACACGCGCGGCCTTATCCACGAGAGTGACGTGAAGGCGCTGCAGGGTTGGACCAAGCTGCGCCACGACACCTTCAATAAGAACCTGGCAGCAGGTGCTAAAGTGAAGGTAACGGGCAAGAACAAAAAAGCCATACTCGACGGCAAGTATGACACGCACTTTACCACCAAATCAGAGAAAGACACCACAGCCGTGATAGAGCTGAAACTGGACGGCGAGCAGACCTTTGATGTGCTTATGCTGCAGGAGAACATCAGCGTAGGGCAGCGTATAGAGAAGTTTGCATTCGATTACTGGAAAGACGGTCAGTGGCACCAGGCAACCGAAGGCACCACCGTGGGCTACAAGCGCCTGCTGCGTTTCAAGCCGGTAACGGCCAGCAAAGTGCGCCTGCGCATCGAGTCGTCGAGGCTGAACCCGACCATCTCAGAAATCGGGCTCTACAAGAATGCACTCGAAGGCATGGCTATTTCAGCGAGTGAGCACTAG